The Sesamum indicum cultivar Zhongzhi No. 13 linkage group LG9, S_indicum_v1.0, whole genome shotgun sequence genome segment TGATGCCTGATGGTATATGGAGATTTTTGCATGCTTCCAAACGGAAGCAACACATAAAACAAAACGTCAATGTGCTCACACATAACTAGCGATACCTGCTCACAAAGAGGAGTGTTGAAAACTCGACGTTTGCCAAATCGATCCGCTAACCCGGTGGTGCAGCGGAAAACACCACCGAAACCAACATCCTCCCCAAATACATAAGCACTGAACAAAAGCAGAGATTCatgaattaatcaaaatttaaagggTAAAGTAAAATGAATAATCAAACAGGTAAAAACCAGCCTAAATCACACAAATCAGCAGCCACATAGGTTGATCCCCTAAGAAATAAGGTATGAAGAAGAACTTTACAAACTCCACTTTTCCTGTTGAATATTCCCTTCTGGAGCTGCTGAAAAACATAACAGATAGCAAAAAAGCACTCAAACACAAACTCAGAAAAGCGCTTcaactttaaaaaatgtgaatcACCCCCCCCACGTGGGCTTTTTGGAACAAATAGCGGGGAATCACACACGCCCAGAAATTTCCAGGTGTCtggaccaaaaaaaaaaaaaaagaaaagaacaacaCAATAACTCCATAGAAAAacacagagagagaaagagggggAGAGGAGAATCAGAAGATACCGAGGATCAGTATCCAAAGCAATGTGAAGGGCTTGGTTGACGGCAGAGAAGAGATTGATGGGCTTAGTGCCCCCACTTTCTTGACCACTCTTCAACTCCTCATTAGCCGTAGACAGCCCCCCCAAACATCTTCCCCCCTTTCCATTAATACTCGAGGAAATAGCACTAAACCTGCCAATTCTCCTCAAACTGCTCGACATCTCCAAATCCTGGCACAAAATAGCAATCTGCCTTGGCTTCAACCAAGTACAATCACCTCCTCGTAGGAATGAATCTGTCTATCCTTCTCATCTCATGGGTCGTGCTTATCGTATTCGTATATATTGAGTTTGGCCATTCTacattaactaatttaatttctgtatATGCCAAACTTTTTTAAGCTATCTCATAGTCATTGGCTTTTCCCAGGGAGTAGGATTCTAACTAGCAAAAGGGGACCCGACCCGACTCAACTATAATGCCACTACGGTTGTTAATTGTTATGGTTGGGTAGGTGGATAGATGACTTTGATTGATACatattatagtattttgtAAACAGTATAGTAATATTACTTTGAATACACAAAATACAACAGTAGCTGCTTGAATTCAACCCGAGCAAGGACAGCCACAATTTAAGCACACTACACGACATGCAATGCAAAAACAGCTCTACACACTGCCTTGGATTTCCGTGTAAGAGTTTGGAACTGGCTCCTAGAGGTACTGTTAATGCAAGTAATTTGTCTTGTCTTGTTTCCGTATAATAGTAGAATTTCTCCTCACCCTACACACCTCATCGTCTTTTCATATTACTCTTTTTAAATACTTGCTTCATGTATTCCAAGAAGATACAACCATACacacatttttattagaaacacctaaatttttcTTGATGCAGTCATTCatcacaagaaaacaaaaaagctaAAACTAATTGTAGGGCATTCATAAAATAGTTATAGAAACTATAAAAGAGGACATCGTCGTTGTAATCAACTATTAGCACTACCTTTCCTCACCTTGCTTCTACCTCTtttttcaccataaaaaaaaaaaaaaggctatAGCTTCACAAGATCGGATCATACTCCCACaaatcataaagaaaaaaacaaaaattaaaaattgaccAAGAAGAGGAACCACAATAGAAAAGATTTCAacagaataaaagaaaaaggatacaACCCCTAAAACCCAAACCCTAAGGACAAGAAGCCCTTGCTAGAAACTAAACAAAACCCCCATCCATGTTAAAAATTTCAGATTTGGCGCTTCTCCCCTAGTTTCCACTTGGGGAGTTTATGCTTTCCTGAGAAACAATTGAAGAGGCAGCCCCCATTGCTCCGTGCAAGCATATGTCCATCTCATCAAGTGTTTCCCCACCAGCCCTCCTTCAGCATAGCTGAAGCTAACAACCATTTGCAACCCCATTAGCTACCAGCTTCTTCTCTGGAACAGCAGCAGGCTTTACAGTCTTGAGAATATCTCCGGACTTTGAACTTTCAACAGTCTTGCTATCCCTATTAAGATGAACAGCAGGTGTTGATTCCTTGTTCAAATGAGAGGCCGTTTCGGATGACTTCTCCAGCTTAAGATCAACACTTGTGCTTTCCTTGTTCTTCTCTTCAGTATGTTTGCCTTCCCATACTTGAGCCTACAAAAAGAAGGCAGCAAACAAGCTTACTAAAACCGTATCATAAGAAGTGGAAACCTTGCACACATTCTGAGACCAACATCATCAGAAATGATAGTTACCTGCTTCTGGAACTGCTGCTGCTTGGCTTTCTTCTCCTGAATTCTCTTCTGACGATCCTCATAGAAATCAAAGTCATCCAAGATGCATTGCTTACTTGTATGATCCTTGAAAATATTGAGCAACAGAAGTCCCTGCTCCAATTTAACCTGTAAAcagcaatttttttaacatttccAGAACCACCTAACCACGACTACTTAAGCTACCAATCAAATAGATAAGCAACAAGAATACCTCTTGGGTGTCCCTACTATTAGTTACAGGTTTGTTCTCATTATTTTCAAGGGTAATATGCTTCAACAAACTGTTTGGTACATCCTTCACAATGTGCCACTTAACAGGGAAACAACCAATCCACTTGTCCTGCTGCCAGTACTCCACATTCTTGTTAAAATCAACAGGGCCGGTCATCTCTGCAACACCAACAAATTGGCCACTGGTATTGACCTAAAAACAGATATGGATGCATTAGAACAAAATGAATACCACAGACCTCAAGCCATCAGCACCACTTAATACCAGATGCTTActgagaagaaaaggaaaacaggGCAGTCCTCAGGTTTCTGTTGAGCATCTTGGTAAGCAGCATCCAGCTTTTTGTTGCCATTAGGTGTGCTAGCCCAGACATTGTACTTGATGCTCTTGTGGACATCATCCTCGCTGTATGActtgataataaaaaactttGCATTGGCATAAGTTTCTGGAAAATCTGGTCGGTTGTATTGTTCTCGATCAGGGGTCACACTTGACTTCTTCTCCTCATTATCAGTTGTTCCGCTCATGGAAATGTTTTGCCCTTTGACAGCCAGAGCCACTGGCACAAAGCCCTTCTGATTCTTGGAGCCTTTCGCTCTGGGTCCCCTGTTCAGTTCGTTCAGGCCATCGATGCTCTCATTGCCATAATTGTAGAAGCCATTCCCTCTTCCCCTAGGCTTGTACTTGCTATCGACAGCCATCCAGCCACGTCCACTTGCCCGTGTATCATAACCGTTTGATCCATAGCCCAGACCCGACCTGTAAGCATTTCCGTACTGGCTGTATAACTTGTTGGGGTACATCCTATTTATGTATCCATTAGCGGAATTCATCGCAGACATTGGTCTTGGGTGGTGCAAACCCTGAGAatgaaaaacatgaaaatctCTACAAGACACCTCTAGTAAATAACTACGTGTTCAATAGCACAAAACATAGTTTGTTAAAATGTTATTCAAATTTACGATACAGCACAGTTCATATTAGCTATCTAAGCATGCATGAAACTCCATTTTGCCATGCATACACAACATCCAAGATGCAAAATCTTGCGGCATTTCAGACGAAAGAATAACTGACAGGAAAAAACAAGAGCAATGGGACAAAACAGTCTTCACAGCATATCAATAGTATCAAGTTAACACATACCATAGGATGGGGTCGAAAATTCTGATTTCTGGTTGAAGGAACAACACCATTTCCATTTGAAGCCGGAGAGGTCATTGAAGAAGTAGTTACAGGCCTTGGCTGTCCATCTGAAAAGTATGGGCTTTCTAACCATGGAAATGGCGATTGCAAACCATCATATCCAAATCTTGGGTCCTGATAACCAGAACCAGGAATTCCTCCAGGCAGTGCACCCCTTCCATAGGATCCATTCACATTAAATGATGCATTTTGATATGCTGCTCTAGGCGGTGCGGCACCATTGTTTCCCTTGGCAACCCCACTATTGGTAATGCCATTAGATTTTGAATTAGTAGAGTCTACCGACAAAGGCGCTTGGTCAGCAGCTGCAGATGCGGTTATCTCACCTTTCCCAGGAGCAGCTGGTGTCGGATACGGACCACTTGTTGGTGTTAACGACTGGAAATAAGGAGTGGGATACTGGTAGTGCTGAGCTCCATAGATCTGACCATCATGTCCCAAAGTTGGAACAGGAGAAGTAGCAGGAGAATAAGGTGCATAGGGAGCATAACCATAGCCATGGTGGTACATAAGTGATCCATTATCCCCATAAACCCCctgaattttctcaaaaacagaaaacaagaaaacattagaatataaaatatgattaatcTCATGGACAAGCTTAGATATGACACAAAAATCAATTGCACGTACCGGAGTCATCTCAACTCCATCTTGATTCACATATCTGGTGTAGTCCTCCCATTCATTAGCACTCCCGTCGTAGCCTACatacaaattaaaacattaaatcagggagagaaatgaaaaataagggTTTTGAAGGTGAAAGTTAACAATTaagtagaaaacaaaaaactg includes the following:
- the LOC105170580 gene encoding YTH domain-containing family protein 1-like, producing MAAVAPPADQAADLLQKLSLDSQAKTIEIPDATKKPSIDSSNVANGIQSDRSVTPLLPDFMDPTMCYLPNGYPSTAYYYGGYDGSANEWEDYTRYVNQDGVEMTPGVYGDNGSLMYHHGYGYAPYAPYSPATSPVPTLGHDGQIYGAQHYQYPTPYFQSLTPTSGPYPTPAAPGKGEITASAAADQAPLSVDSTNSKSNGITNSGVAKGNNGAAPPRAAYQNASFNVNGSYGRGALPGGIPGSGYQDPRFGYDGLQSPFPWLESPYFSDGQPRPVTTSSMTSPASNGNGVVPSTRNQNFRPHPMGLHHPRPMSAMNSANGYINRMYPNKLYSQYGNAYRSGLGYGSNGYDTRASGRGWMAVDSKYKPRGRGNGFYNYGNESIDGLNELNRGPRAKGSKNQKGFVPVALAVKGQNISMSGTTDNEEKKSSVTPDREQYNRPDFPETYANAKFFIIKSYSEDDVHKSIKYNVWASTPNGNKKLDAAYQDAQQKPEDCPVFLFFSVNTSGQFVGVAEMTGPVDFNKNVEYWQQDKWIGCFPVKWHIVKDVPNSLLKHITLENNENKPVTNSRDTQEVKLEQGLLLLNIFKDHTSKQCILDDFDFYEDRQKRIQEKKAKQQQFQKQAQVWEGKHTEEKNKESTSVDLKLEKSSETASHLNKESTPAVHLNRDSKTVESSKSGDILKTVKPAAVPEKKLVANGVANGC